One genomic window of Meles meles chromosome 3, mMelMel3.1 paternal haplotype, whole genome shotgun sequence includes the following:
- the LOC123938219 gene encoding meiotic nuclear division protein 1 homolog: protein MSKKKGLSAEEKRTRMMEIFFETKDVFQLKDMEKIAPKEKGITAMSVKEVLQSLVDDGMVDCERIGTSNYYWAFPSKALHARKRKLEILESQVSEGNQKHTNLQKSIEKAKIGRHETEERTMLAKELSSLRDQREQLKAEVEKYKECDPQVVEEIRQANKIAKEAANRWTDNIFATKSWAKRKFGFEENKIDKNFGIPEDFDYID, encoded by the coding sequence ATGTCAAAGAAAAAAGGACTAAGTGCAGAGGAGAAGAGAACCCGcatgatggaaatattttttgagaCGAAAGATGTATTTCAATTAAAAGACATGGAGAAGATTGCTCCCAAAGAGAAAGGCATTACTGCTATGTCAGTGAAAGAAGTCCTTCAAAGCTTGGTTGATGATGGTATGGTTGACTGTGAGAGGATTGGAACGTCTAATTATTACTGGGCTTTTCCAAGTAAAGCTCTTCATGCAAGGAAACGCAAGTTGGAGATTCTGGAATCTCAGGTATCTGAGGGAAACCAGAAGCACACAAATCTACAGAAAAGCATTGAGAAAGCTAAAATTGGCCGACATGAAACAGAAGAGCGAACCATGCTAGCAAAAGAGCTTTCTTCACTTCGAGACCAAAGGGAACAGCTAAAGGCAGAAGTAGAAAAATACAAGGAATGTGACCCGCAAGTTGTGGAAGAAATACGTCAAGCAAATAAGATAGCCAAAGAAGCTGCTAACAGATGGACTGATAATATATTTGCAACAAAATCTTGGGCCAAAAGAAAATTTGGTTtcgaagaaaataaaattgataaaaactttggaattccagaagatTTTGACTACATAGACTAA